Proteins from a genomic interval of Polaribacter sejongensis:
- the thrS gene encoding threonine--tRNA ligase: MIKITLPDGTIKEFAKNSTPMDVAKSISEGFARNVISANFNDVTIETSTPLTTDGSLILYTFNDNGGKKAFWHSSAHVLAEAILSFYPKAKLTIGPAIDNGFYYDIDLGDDVISDKDFPSIEKKFLEIARGKHEFSLRSVSKADALSLYKAENNEYKVELIENLTDGEITFCDHSNFTDLCRGGHIPNTGIIKAIKITSVAGAYWRGDEKNNQLTRVYGISFPKQKLLTEYLELLEEAKKRDHRKLGKELELFTFSQKVGAGLPLWLPNGTALRNRLQDFLKIAQKKAGYEEVMTPHIGQKELYVTSGHYEKYGADSFQPIKTPKMDEEFLLKPMNCPHHCEIYNFKPYSYKDLPKRFAEFGTVYRYEQSGELHGLTRVRGFTQDDAHIFCTPEQLDQEFKDVIDLVLYVFGSLGFEDFTAQVSIRDKSNPDKYIGDAETWDAAEQAIINAATDKGLDFVIEEGEAAFYGPKLDFMVKDALGRSWQLGTIQVDYNLPKRFDLTYKGADNQLHRPVMIHRAPFGSMERFIAVLLEHTGGNFPLWLTPDQVILLPISDKYEKYSEKVLKSLENSEIRALVDNRSEKTGRKIRDAEVSKVPFMVIVGEKEEQDGTVSVRRHGEGDLGTFTIEEFISLIKAEESKTLKKF; the protein is encoded by the coding sequence GGGTTTGCTAGAAATGTAATCTCTGCAAATTTTAACGACGTAACCATTGAAACCTCTACCCCATTAACCACGGATGGTTCTTTAATTTTATACACATTTAATGACAATGGCGGAAAGAAAGCTTTTTGGCATTCATCTGCGCACGTATTAGCAGAAGCAATCTTAAGTTTTTATCCGAAGGCTAAATTAACGATTGGACCTGCTATTGATAATGGTTTCTATTATGATATTGATTTAGGTGATGACGTTATTTCTGACAAGGATTTTCCTAGTATAGAAAAGAAATTTTTAGAGATTGCTCGTGGAAAACATGAATTCTCTTTACGTTCCGTTTCTAAAGCGGATGCTTTGTCTTTATATAAAGCAGAAAATAACGAATATAAAGTTGAGTTGATTGAAAACTTAACGGACGGAGAAATTACTTTTTGTGACCATAGCAATTTTACAGATTTATGTAGAGGAGGTCATATACCTAATACAGGTATTATAAAAGCAATTAAAATAACGAGTGTTGCCGGTGCTTATTGGCGTGGTGATGAAAAAAATAATCAGTTAACACGTGTTTATGGAATTAGTTTCCCAAAACAAAAGTTATTAACTGAATATTTAGAGTTATTAGAAGAAGCTAAAAAACGTGACCACAGAAAACTAGGTAAGGAATTAGAATTGTTTACTTTTTCTCAGAAAGTTGGTGCTGGTTTACCTTTGTGGTTACCAAATGGTACTGCTTTACGTAATCGCTTACAAGATTTCTTAAAAATCGCACAAAAGAAAGCTGGTTACGAAGAAGTAATGACTCCACATATTGGTCAAAAAGAACTATATGTTACATCTGGTCATTATGAAAAATATGGTGCAGATAGTTTTCAGCCGATAAAAACGCCTAAAATGGATGAGGAGTTTTTATTAAAACCAATGAATTGTCCACATCACTGTGAAATTTATAACTTTAAACCTTATTCTTATAAAGATTTACCTAAGCGTTTTGCAGAATTTGGTACCGTATATAGATATGAACAAAGTGGTGAATTACACGGCTTAACACGAGTTAGAGGTTTTACGCAAGATGATGCGCATATTTTTTGCACACCAGAACAATTAGATCAAGAATTTAAAGATGTTATAGATTTAGTTTTATATGTTTTTGGTTCTTTAGGTTTTGAAGATTTTACTGCTCAGGTTTCTATTAGAGATAAAAGTAACCCTGACAAGTATATAGGAGATGCTGAAACTTGGGATGCTGCAGAACAAGCAATTATTAACGCTGCTACAGATAAAGGTTTAGATTTTGTGATTGAAGAAGGTGAAGCTGCCTTTTATGGACCTAAATTAGACTTTATGGTGAAGGACGCTTTGGGAAGAAGTTGGCAACTTGGAACGATACAAGTTGACTATAATTTACCAAAACGTTTTGATTTAACCTACAAAGGAGCCGATAACCAGCTACACAGACCAGTGATGATTCACAGAGCACCGTTTGGTTCTATGGAGCGCTTTATTGCGGTATTACTAGAGCATACGGGCGGTAACTTCCCTCTTTGGTTAACTCCGGATCAGGTTATCTTATTGCCAATCAGTGATAAATATGAAAAATATTCAGAAAAAGTTTTAAAATCGTTAGAAAATTCCGAAATTCGCGCCCTGGTAGATAACCGAAGTGAGAAAACTGGTCGTAAGATTAGAGATGCAGAAGTTAGCAAAGTACCGTTTATGGTAATTGTTGGTGAAAAAGAAGAACAAGATGGCACAGTTTCTGTAAGAAGACATGGTGAAGGAGATCTTGGTACCTTTACAATTGAAGAATTTATTTCTTTAATTAAAGCAGAAGAAAGTAAAACATTGAAGAAATTTTAA
- the infC gene encoding translation initiation factor IF-3, with translation MKEDQHRINEKIRYVDEVRLVGDNIEVGVYPLDKAKELAREQELDLVEISPKAKPPVCKIIDYKKYLYEQKKREKVLKSKATKVTIKEIRFGPQTDEHDYEFKKKHALKFLQEGAKLKAFVFFKGRSIIFKEQGQILLLKLAQELEEYGKVEQLPKLEGKRMIMFIAPKKLK, from the coding sequence ATCAAAGAAGATCAACATAGAATTAATGAGAAAATAAGATATGTTGACGAAGTTCGTCTTGTGGGCGATAATATAGAAGTTGGTGTATATCCTTTAGATAAAGCTAAAGAATTAGCCAGAGAACAGGAATTGGATTTGGTTGAAATATCACCAAAAGCTAAGCCACCTGTTTGTAAAATTATTGATTACAAGAAATACTTGTATGAGCAGAAAAAACGTGAAAAAGTTTTAAAATCGAAAGCTACAAAAGTGACGATTAAAGAAATTCGTTTTGGACCTCAAACTGATGAGCATGATTATGAATTTAAAAAGAAACATGCTCTTAAGTTCTTACAAGAAGGTGCTAAATTAAAAGCATTTGTATTCTTTAAAGGGCGTTCTATTATATTTAAAGAACAAGGACAAATTTTATTATTAAAATTAGCCCAAGAGTTAGAAGAGTATGGTAAAGTAGAACAGTTACCAAAATTAGAAGGTAAACGTATGATTATGTTTATTGCTCCTAAAAAACTAAAATAA
- the rpmI gene encoding 50S ribosomal protein L35 — translation MPKMKTKSSAKKRFKVTGTGKIKRKHAFKSHILTKKSKKRKLALTHSALVHKADESNIKQQLNLK, via the coding sequence ATGCCTAAAATGAAAACCAAATCTAGCGCCAAAAAACGATTTAAAGTTACTGGTACTGGGAAAATCAAAAGAAAGCACGCGTTTAAAAGTCACATCTTAACAAAGAAGTCTAAAAAACGTAAGCTAGCCTTGACACATTCTGCATTAGTTCACAAAGCTGATGAATCGAATATCAAGCAACAATTAAACTTAAAGTAA
- the rplT gene encoding 50S ribosomal protein L20 yields the protein MPRSVNSVASRKRRKKILKAAKGYFGRRKNVYTVAKNAVEKGMLYAYRDRKNNKRNFRSLWIVRINAAARLHGMSYSQFMGKVKANQIELNRKVLADLAVNNPDAFKAVVEKIK from the coding sequence ATGCCAAGATCAGTAAATTCAGTAGCCTCAAGAAAAAGAAGAAAAAAAATCTTGAAGGCTGCAAAAGGTTACTTCGGACGTAGAAAAAACGTTTACACAGTAGCAAAAAATGCAGTTGAAAAAGGTATGCTTTATGCATACAGAGACCGTAAAAACAATAAGAGAAACTTCCGTTCTTTATGGATTGTGCGTATTAACGCTGCAGCTCGTTTACACGGAATGTCTTACTCTCAGTTTATGGGGAAAGTGAAAGCTAACCAAATCGAATTAAACCGTAAGGTTTTAGCTGATTTAGCTGTAAACAACCCAGACGCTTTTAAGGCAGTTGTAGAAAAAATAAAATAA
- the glgA gene encoding glycogen synthase codes for MKALFYTREYPPYVYGGAGVHVEYLAAELAKLMSVEVRCFGDQDDSNNNPTVKGFPYENPIFDNSDDKLKAIFKTLSTGLHMNADPIDADVVHCHTWYSHFAGIVAKLCYGIPLVITTHSLEPLRPWKREQLGRGYDASSWIEKTAIEMADALIAVSEETKEDVLKHFNVDESKIKVIYNGINLQQYITTAETATLDEYGVDKNKPYVLFVGRITRQKGIIHLVNAIKYIDPDTQIVLCAGAPDTPEIGAEMKDAVNEVKKTRKNVIWIDKMVTKEEIIQLYSHADVFCCPSIYEPFGIINIEAMACNTAVVASAVGGIKEVVVHGETGFLIPVEQQDAAPFEPINPDKFARDLAEGVNKVIRDPELRETMAQKGRKRVEEHFDWISIAKQVEELYKSLKK; via the coding sequence ATGAAAGCCCTTTTTTATACTAGAGAATATCCTCCTTATGTATATGGTGGTGCTGGTGTTCATGTAGAATATCTTGCTGCAGAATTAGCGAAGCTTATGTCTGTAGAAGTTAGATGTTTTGGAGACCAGGACGACAGTAACAACAATCCAACAGTAAAGGGTTTTCCCTATGAAAACCCAATTTTCGATAACTCAGACGATAAACTTAAAGCCATCTTTAAAACTTTAAGTACGGGTCTTCATATGAATGCAGATCCTATAGATGCAGATGTTGTACATTGCCATACTTGGTATTCGCACTTTGCAGGGATTGTAGCTAAACTCTGCTACGGTATTCCTTTAGTAATTACTACACACTCTTTAGAACCATTAAGACCTTGGAAAAGGGAACAACTAGGTCGTGGTTACGATGCTTCTTCTTGGATAGAGAAAACAGCTATTGAAATGGCTGATGCCTTAATTGCTGTTTCTGAAGAAACAAAAGAAGATGTTTTAAAACATTTTAATGTAGATGAATCTAAAATTAAGGTTATTTACAACGGTATTAACTTACAACAATACATTACTACTGCAGAAACTGCTACTTTAGATGAATATGGTGTAGATAAAAATAAACCTTATGTACTTTTTGTTGGAAGAATAACAAGACAAAAAGGAATTATTCATTTGGTAAATGCCATAAAATACATAGACCCAGATACTCAAATAGTACTTTGTGCTGGTGCACCAGATACTCCAGAAATTGGTGCGGAAATGAAAGATGCCGTTAACGAGGTTAAAAAAACTCGTAAAAATGTAATCTGGATTGATAAAATGGTCACCAAAGAAGAAATTATTCAATTATATTCTCATGCAGATGTTTTCTGTTGTCCATCTATTTACGAACCTTTTGGTATTATCAACATAGAAGCAATGGCTTGTAATACAGCTGTTGTAGCTAGTGCTGTTGGTGGTATTAAAGAAGTTGTTGTTCATGGAGAGACAGGTTTTCTAATTCCTGTAGAACAGCAAGACGCTGCCCCTTTTGAACCAATAAACCCAGATAAATTTGCTAGAGACTTAGCAGAAGGTGTTAATAAAGTTATTAGAGATCCTGAGTTAAGGGAAACGATGGCTCAAAAAGGAAGAAAAAGAGTAGAAGAACATTTTGATTGGATATCAATCGCTAAGCAAGTAGAAGAATTATATAAATCACTAAAAAAATAA
- a CDS encoding glucose-1-phosphate adenylyltransferase, with the protein MINEKVLGIILGGGQGSRLYPLTKDRSKPAVPIAGKYRLVDIPISNCINSDIKRMYVLTQFNSASLNRHIKNTYHFSFFSSAFVDVLAAEQTIKSDKWFQGTADAVRQSMQHFLANDFEYALILSGDQLYQMDFNDMIKKHEDSGAEISIATYPVEAKDATSFGLLKTNEENIITSFIEKPAAELLPDWTSDVGDEMKAQGRDYLASMGIYIFNRDLLIKLMSNPDTNDFGKEIIPQAIDKHKTFSYQYEGYWEDIGTIESFFEANLGLTDDVPQFNLYDEKGIYTRPRILPTSKIAGSILNKVVIGDGCLIHAEKIERSVIGIRSRIGKNSLISNTYMMGNDSYETLDEVSENNIDIMMGIGDRCYIHNCIVDKNCRIGDDVRINGGKHIKDVETDTYMVKDGIVVIKKDAIIPKGTNIG; encoded by the coding sequence ATGATAAATGAAAAAGTATTAGGAATTATTTTAGGAGGTGGACAAGGCTCCAGATTATACCCACTAACAAAGGATAGATCTAAACCTGCTGTACCAATTGCAGGTAAATATAGACTAGTAGATATCCCTATTTCTAATTGTATCAATTCTGATATTAAAAGAATGTATGTATTAACTCAATTTAATTCTGCTTCTTTAAATAGACACATAAAAAACACTTATCATTTTAGTTTCTTTAGTTCTGCTTTTGTAGATGTATTGGCTGCCGAACAAACCATTAAAAGTGATAAATGGTTTCAAGGGACTGCTGATGCTGTAAGACAAAGTATGCAACATTTTTTAGCAAACGATTTTGAATACGCTTTAATTCTTTCTGGTGATCAATTATATCAGATGGACTTTAATGATATGATTAAAAAGCACGAAGATAGTGGCGCAGAAATATCTATTGCAACGTATCCTGTAGAGGCTAAAGATGCAACCTCATTTGGTTTACTAAAAACAAATGAAGAAAATATAATTACTTCATTTATAGAAAAACCTGCAGCAGAGTTATTACCTGATTGGACTTCTGATGTAGGTGATGAAATGAAAGCACAAGGAAGAGACTACTTAGCTTCTATGGGTATCTATATATTTAATAGAGATTTATTAATAAAGTTAATGAGTAATCCTGATACGAATGATTTTGGTAAAGAAATTATTCCTCAAGCAATTGATAAGCATAAAACATTTAGTTATCAATATGAAGGTTATTGGGAAGATATTGGTACTATCGAATCTTTCTTTGAAGCAAATTTAGGTTTAACAGATGATGTTCCTCAATTTAATTTATATGATGAAAAAGGAATTTATACAAGACCAAGAATATTACCTACTTCTAAGATTGCAGGTTCAATTTTAAATAAAGTAGTTATAGGAGACGGTTGTCTAATTCATGCAGAAAAAATAGAAAGGTCAGTTATTGGTATTCGTTCTAGAATTGGAAAAAACTCTTTAATATCTAATACCTATATGATGGGTAACGATTCTTATGAAACTTTAGACGAAGTGTCTGAAAATAATATTGATATTATGATGGGAATTGGAGACAGATGTTATATACACAACTGTATTGTAGATAAAAACTGTAGAATTGGTGATGATGTTAGAATAAATGGAGGAAAGCACATAAAAGATGTAGAAACAGATACCTATATGGTTAAAGATGGAATTGTAGTTATTAAAAAGGATGCTATTATTCCTAAAGGAACAAACATAGGATAG
- a CDS encoding alpha-1,4-glucan--maltose-1-phosphate maltosyltransferase yields MQNQSRIVVENIAPQINHGTVDIKRVVDEIVNVTADVLVDGHDVLQANLLFKHEKDNEWSEIRMTPSSNDEYLASFQTSKQGYYSYKIEGWVDYALNWQHGLGRKIDDSQHVSSELLEGAELLVPMLEKVSSEDKNYLLHLIFIFKNNETYSEAVKEAVSKRLTSIFKKHPEKILIETSPEYKVYVDRLKARFSTWYEFFPRSASEQEGRHGTFNDCHRLLPRVAKMGFDTLYFPPVHPIGEVNRKGKNNTTVAQDGDVGSTWGIGSKHGGHKDLHPELGSLEDFKNLVAKAKELGIEVAMDYALQAAPDHPWVKEHPDWFKWRPDGTVQYAENPPKKYQDILPIYWESKDFKNLWKECLDTLLYWIDCGINVFRVDNPHTKPYFFWGWIIAEVKKQHPDVLFLAEAFTRPKIMQQLAKQGYTQSYTYFTWRDSKHELIEYMNELTKTEQKEYMRPNFWPNTPDINPFHLQGAPESKYLQRYALAATLSSNIGIYGPVFEQMISDPIPGKEEYYMSEKFQLCNYDWFKENKVTTLISKINHIRKEHESYQQTNNIQFLETGNDQIIAFYKWNDTRTNETITVISLDAYNSQSGSIQLPLQALKINHGQKIEVEDLVTKNCYNWYNEWNYVELHATLPFHIFKINK; encoded by the coding sequence ATGCAAAATCAAAGTAGAATTGTAGTAGAGAATATTGCTCCGCAAATAAACCACGGAACAGTAGACATTAAACGTGTTGTAGATGAAATTGTAAATGTAACTGCAGATGTTTTAGTTGATGGTCATGATGTACTTCAGGCTAATTTATTATTCAAACATGAAAAAGATAATGAATGGTCAGAAATTAGAATGACACCATCATCTAATGACGAGTATTTAGCAAGCTTTCAAACATCAAAACAAGGTTATTATTCATATAAAATTGAAGGTTGGGTAGATTATGCTTTAAATTGGCAACATGGTTTAGGAAGAAAAATAGATGATTCTCAACATGTAAGTTCAGAACTTTTAGAAGGAGCAGAACTTTTAGTTCCAATGCTAGAAAAAGTTTCTTCTGAAGATAAAAATTACTTACTGCACCTTATATTCATCTTTAAAAATAATGAAACCTATTCCGAAGCTGTAAAAGAAGCTGTCTCTAAAAGATTAACATCTATTTTTAAAAAGCATCCAGAGAAAATTTTAATAGAAACTTCTCCTGAATACAAAGTATATGTAGATAGACTAAAAGCAAGATTTAGTACTTGGTATGAATTTTTCCCACGTTCTGCTTCTGAGCAAGAAGGAAGACATGGAACTTTTAATGACTGTCACAGATTATTACCAAGAGTTGCTAAGATGGGATTTGATACTTTATACTTCCCTCCTGTTCATCCTATTGGTGAAGTAAATAGAAAAGGTAAAAACAATACCACTGTAGCACAAGATGGCGATGTTGGTTCTACTTGGGGAATTGGCTCTAAACATGGTGGTCATAAAGACTTACATCCAGAATTAGGTTCTTTAGAAGATTTTAAAAACTTAGTTGCCAAGGCAAAAGAATTAGGTATTGAAGTTGCCATGGATTATGCTTTGCAAGCAGCACCAGATCATCCTTGGGTAAAAGAGCATCCAGATTGGTTTAAATGGAGACCAGACGGAACCGTACAGTATGCTGAAAATCCACCTAAAAAATACCAAGATATTCTTCCAATTTATTGGGAAAGTAAAGACTTTAAAAATCTTTGGAAAGAATGTTTAGACACTTTATTATATTGGATTGATTGTGGAATTAACGTATTTAGAGTTGATAACCCACATACAAAACCATACTTTTTTTGGGGTTGGATTATTGCTGAAGTAAAAAAACAGCATCCAGATGTATTATTTTTAGCAGAGGCATTTACACGTCCAAAAATAATGCAGCAACTAGCAAAACAAGGTTATACACAATCTTATACTTATTTTACTTGGAGAGATTCTAAACACGAATTAATCGAGTATATGAACGAATTAACCAAAACGGAACAAAAAGAATATATGAGACCTAATTTCTGGCCAAATACACCAGATATTAATCCGTTTCATTTACAAGGTGCTCCAGAAAGCAAATACTTACAACGTTATGCTTTAGCCGCAACTTTAAGTTCTAATATTGGTATTTACGGACCTGTGTTTGAACAAATGATAAGTGATCCGATTCCTGGTAAGGAAGAGTATTATATGTCAGAAAAATTTCAACTTTGCAATTATGACTGGTTTAAAGAAAATAAAGTAACTACTTTAATATCTAAAATTAATCATATTAGAAAAGAGCATGAATCTTATCAACAAACAAATAATATTCAATTTTTAGAAACTGGTAATGACCAAATTATAGCTTTTTATAAATGGAATGATACTAGAACTAATGAAACCATAACAGTTATAAGTTTAGATGCTTACAACTCTCAATCTGGTTCTATTCAATTACCATTACAAGCCTTAAAAATAAATCATGGTCAGAAAATTGAGGTAGAAGATTTGGTAACTAAAAATTGTTACAATTGGTATAATGAATGGAATTATGTAGAATTACATGCAACACTTCCGTTTCATATCTTTAAAATCAATAAATAA
- the glgB gene encoding 1,4-alpha-glucan branching protein GlgB, translating into MAQTKVHSLFTEFDISLFQAGKHYRLYEKFGSHIVTVDGVEGTYFAVWAPSAKSVAVIGDFNFWLEGEHHLNVRWDGSGIWEGFIPNIGKETIYKYKIRSTNNDITTEKADPFARRCEHPPKTASEVWEDDYAWNDKKWMKNRKKNNALDAPFSVYEVHLGSWKKQIEEGRFLSYNELAEELVNYVAEMNFTHVEFMPIMEFPYDPSWGYQLTGYFAPTSRFGYPNEFKYLVDKFHEKGIGVLLDWVPSHFPSDDHGLGFFDGSHLYEHPDRRKGYHQDWKSLIFNYGRNEIKSFLISNAIFWLDQYHADGLRVDAVASMLFLDYSREEGEWEPNEFGGRENLDAINFIKEMNAAVYESFPDVQTIAEESTSFPKVSKPIYDGGLGFGMKWMMGWMHDTLDYFAKEPIYRKHHQNELTFSLNYAFTENFMLPLSHDEVVYGKKALVDKMPGDEWQKFANLRMLYSLMYTHPGTKLLFQGAEFGQTSEWDFDGSLDWHLLEYGVHKGAQNLVKDLNKLYKKEPALHEKQFSHEGFEWIDHGDHENSVMSYIRKGENEKDNIIVILNLTPVPRENYRIGLPKSGTLKPIFNSDDTKYNGTGNYANKKLASEEKVWNNRENSIELNLPPLGMIAYKYK; encoded by the coding sequence ATGGCACAAACAAAAGTACACAGTCTTTTTACAGAATTTGATATTAGCCTTTTTCAAGCAGGAAAGCATTATAGATTATACGAAAAATTTGGATCGCACATTGTTACTGTAGATGGTGTAGAAGGAACCTATTTTGCCGTTTGGGCTCCAAGCGCAAAATCGGTCGCAGTAATTGGAGATTTTAATTTTTGGTTAGAAGGAGAGCATCACTTAAATGTACGTTGGGACGGAAGCGGTATTTGGGAAGGTTTTATTCCGAATATTGGTAAAGAAACAATTTATAAATATAAAATTAGAAGTACTAATAACGATATAACTACAGAAAAAGCAGACCCTTTTGCAAGAAGATGCGAGCATCCACCAAAAACTGCATCAGAAGTTTGGGAAGACGACTACGCTTGGAATGATAAAAAATGGATGAAAAATAGAAAGAAAAATAATGCATTAGATGCACCTTTTTCTGTTTATGAAGTTCATTTAGGTTCTTGGAAAAAGCAAATTGAGGAAGGACGCTTTTTAAGCTATAATGAATTAGCAGAAGAATTAGTTAATTATGTTGCAGAAATGAATTTTACGCATGTAGAATTTATGCCAATTATGGAATTTCCGTATGACCCAAGTTGGGGGTATCAATTAACCGGTTATTTTGCTCCTACATCTCGTTTTGGATATCCGAATGAATTTAAATATTTAGTAGATAAATTTCATGAAAAAGGAATTGGAGTTTTATTAGACTGGGTTCCTTCTCACTTTCCATCAGATGACCACGGATTAGGTTTCTTTGATGGCTCTCATTTATATGAGCACCCAGATAGAAGAAAAGGATATCACCAGGATTGGAAAAGTTTAATTTTTAACTACGGAAGAAACGAAATAAAATCATTTCTAATTAGTAATGCTATTTTCTGGCTAGACCAATACCATGCAGATGGTTTAAGAGTAGATGCAGTTGCCTCTATGTTATTCTTAGATTACTCTAGAGAAGAAGGAGAATGGGAACCAAATGAATTTGGTGGAAGAGAAAATTTAGATGCCATCAATTTTATTAAAGAGATGAACGCAGCTGTCTATGAGTCTTTCCCAGATGTGCAAACTATTGCAGAAGAGTCAACGTCATTCCCTAAAGTATCTAAACCCATTTATGATGGAGGTTTAGGTTTTGGTATGAAATGGATGATGGGTTGGATGCATGATACACTAGATTATTTTGCAAAAGAACCTATCTACAGAAAGCATCATCAAAATGAATTAACATTCAGTTTAAATTATGCATTTACAGAAAACTTTATGTTACCTCTATCTCATGACGAAGTAGTATATGGTAAAAAAGCTTTGGTAGATAAAATGCCTGGTGATGAATGGCAAAAATTCGCAAACTTAAGAATGTTATATAGTTTGATGTACACACACCCAGGAACAAAATTATTGTTTCAAGGTGCAGAATTTGGACAAACAAGCGAATGGGATTTTGACGGAAGTTTAGATTGGCATTTATTAGAATACGGTGTACATAAAGGTGCACAAAATTTAGTAAAAGACTTAAATAAACTATACAAAAAAGAACCAGCGTTACATGAAAAACAATTTTCTCATGAAGGTTTTGAATGGATAGATCATGGAGACCATGAAAATTCTGTTATGTCTTATATTAGAAAAGGAGAAAATGAAAAAGATAATATAATTGTTATCTTAAACTTAACTCCTGTACCTAGAGAAAATTATAGAATAGGTTTACCAAAATCGGGTACCTTAAAACCTATTTTTAATAGTGATGATACCAAGTATAATGGTACAGGAAACTATGCAAACAAAAAGTTAGCTTCGGAAGAAAAGGTATGGAATAATAGAGAAAATTCTATAGAATTAAATTTACCTCCGTTAGGAATGATTGCTTACAAGTACAAATAA